A window of Leptolyngbya sp. FACHB-261 genomic DNA:
AGGGGTAGCGAATTTGGGGAAGATTAAACGCGCCACCATTGCCTCCTATATAGGCAATCACAGGCTTTTGAATTTGGTGTTGGAGGCAGATTTGTCGTAATGGACTCCAATCCCACTGTTCCCGTCGCAGTAGGACAGTGTCTGAGCTGTCCGTTAGAAAGACTTTGGCTTGCACAGCTTGAAACTGGGCCTGAGGATCTCGCAATGTGGGGGTAATTAACACAAACAATTGAGTGCAAAAGACCACGCTGGCCGTCAAAGCCAATAGGCGAATTTGAGTCCATTGCAGAGTTGCCGCAATCACGGCTAGGCCAATCGCCAAAGGCAGTAGTGACGGTGATACCAGACGCAGGTTGTGATTAGTGGCAAAGAGCTGGGCTGTGAGTAGGGGTAATGAGCCCGCACAGCAAAGCCAGAGAGCAGTTTTTTGAGTCAGGTTCAGGTCAAGTCCCTGCTTGAGATAGCCCTTCAATAGCAGGTTCAACAGGATAGCCACGGCCAGGATAGCTAGAGCGGGGCCAGTTGCTGTCTGAACAAAAGCAATTAGCCACTTGGCCCAGGTTTCCAAGGAGGGAGACCCCATAGAATGCCGCACAAATTTGGTGCTGGAGCGAGTCGCATTGCCCAGGGAATACTGAGCATTCAGCAGCCACCAAGGAGCCGCTACAACCCCTGCTAGAGCCAAGGCTTTGAGTAGAAATTTCGGTTCTGGTCCGGTTACAACTCGGCGCCAACTCAATAGAAGCGCCAGCAAGATTACAGGACCGGCAATGAGAATAAAGGTTGGCTTGGCCCACGTACCTGCACCTAAAGCCAAACCTAGACCAATCCAGTTGCAAGGCGAAGTTTGCTGATGATTCCAATCCTGAAATAGGAAGAACAGCATCGCCGAAATTGCCAAGAATAGAGAGAACTCGGTGTAGAACCTCATGCTCGACAAAATGGCAATTGGGCAGAGCGCGAGCCACAGGCTAGCGAAAGCCCCGGCAGTCGGACCTGCTAACCGTTGAGCCGCAAGGTAAATCAAACCCAGGCTCAAAGCCCAGCCGCTAAGCGACACCAGACGAAGCAAGATTGGACTCACACCAGCCAACAGCGTGACCGGTAATGCCAACAGCCGATTCGCCGGAGGCCTGCCTCGGTCTGCACCCATAATCGACTTTGCTAACCCGTAGAGGCCGTCCTTCTGAAAGGAGCCAACATCTTCGTAAGCACGGTTGATGTAAGCTGCCTCATCCCAAGTTGTCGCGTAGGGATGGTTAAGCACCCAAAATAAACTGGCCAGCAGAACAACGCTAACGATCGAGACAGTGAGAACTAGCCAAAATCTCTGGGCAAAGGTCTTCGATAGAAGGTGCATCTAATAGCTCCGGTGCAGCGTTGCGTTGTTCCCCAGTTTCTATTCCAGTAGCTTGACTTCAGCGATCAGGCATTAAGGGTCTTTGGTCTTATCGGCTTCATTGGCTGTTCCCTGCCCACTTAGAACAGGACTAGTGCCGTTCAACGAGACAGTTTCAGCACTGTTTTCAGGCAAGTAAAGGATTTTGTGGGGCACCTCTGGAGACACTTCACTCGGTGGCTGAGCACCGCCACCGCCCCCACGCAGCCACAGCAGAATCAAGCCGCCCGTAATTAGCGCAGAAGCAAAACCCGAACCCATAAAGGCCAGAAGTGGATTGGGAGAACTGGGTGAACGCGACAGGCTTGGTTTCTCTAGCAGTTGAACCAGGGGATAAGAGGCGTACAGATCCGATTTACCCAGATCGAGCTGAGCCAGTGTCGAGGTAAAAACCGCTTCTGACACTTTCAAATTGCGTTGTAAATCCTCTAATCCAGGCTCCTGTCGCACTAGTTCGCTCAGTTTTTCTTCCTGGCGAGAAATTTGCTTGGCTAACTCATTAACCTGACTTGTAATGCCTTTTTGATCTGCTTGAGAGGCGATCAAATCCTTGTACAGAGTTTCACGGCCCTCGACTTCACCCGGCAAGCCCAATCTTTGCAGTGTTACTTCATCTACGGGTCGGCCTAATAGGGTACGGCCCCGCTTGAGCAGCGCCTCTCGCGTCGCCTCTTGTTTATCTTCTGCAATCAGTACGCCTGGATACTCGGTCCCCCATTTAGAACGCAGCACTGTTAGAGCTGCGCTGGTTTCAGCGTAATCTTTCAAATTTTGCTGAAACTGTCGATCTGACTGGAGGAGAAAAGCTTCTGAAGCCTGCTGAGGGGTCAGCCCTAGATCTTGCGACAAGCGCGCCAGACGGCTGCTGGACTGTTGCTGTTGTGCCACCAGCGCAATCCACTGTTTGCGCAACTCCTCAATGCCTTGCAGCAGGTTCTCAACTTGGTCAGCAGAGACCAAGCCAGACTTAGCTTTGTACGCCGATAATCGTTGTTGTTCACCCTCAAGTTTCTTGGCAGCTTCGCCAATCGCCCGTTGAACCCCGATTTCCCGTTGCTCTGCTTCATCCGAGCGCAGTTCGTTAAGACGCGCATTCAACGCTTCGTAATAAGCCAGAGACTTACGTTGAGCTTCTTCAGGACTGTCACCAGTCACGGAAAATTCAATCACCGAAGTGGAATCGACCAGCTCAATTCGAGGCTTATCTAAATCTCGGGGTTCGATTTTTAAAGATTTAGCAGCAAGCTCGCGAACCTCATCACTTGCAGCAATTGCCTTATAGTTGGCTTTCGGATCCAGAACCGAACCACCTGCATAGGCAGAATCAGCAGAGTAAGAAGCCTGTCCAATGCCGCCGATGTTGACACTGGAATTCGCCCCAGCGCCCGGCAAGATCAAAGACCAGTCACTGGTGTAAGCCTTAGGCGCAAGTTTTAGGTAAGCCAGTGTCAAACCCCAAATCAAAACATTAGCGCCGACGATTGCGATTAAATAGCGTGACGCACGGGGCAGGCTCAGTAGAGCTTTAGGCGGTGAGACTGGAATTGCTGAGCTGGAAATGTTCATAAGACAAGTTAAAACAGGCTTTGAGTGAACTGTGCTCTACGGACGCACCTGGTCAGAATTCAGCCATGTTTTCTCCCGGAAATCTTAGTCCTTTGCCATTCATCCAACAGCAGTTTGAAAAAGTAGAAGTCGTGCAAGTACCGTGGAGCAAGACGTTGCGGTTCTTGCATCATTCGGTGTAGCCACTCTAGACCTCGCTCGCGCATCCAAGCTGGGGCTCTGGGCTTTGTTCCCACCAAAAACTCAATACTCGCTCCAATCCCAACAGCTAACTTGGCTGAAGTTTGGCTACCATACTTAAAAATCCAGGTTTCTTGCTTAGGAAAGCCTAGACCCACTAACAGAATATCGATTGGCAGTTGATGTAAGGATTGGGCATGAGCAGCCGCAACTGAGCTCTGCACATCAAACATTTTTGGTGCGGCCCAAAGGGAAACTAAATTTATCCCAGGATGATGCTTTCGACAATAGGCTTTGAATTGATTGAGGAGCTCTGAGCTAGCCCCAATCACCGCAACATTGAATTGACGCTCCGAAGCACCAGCCAGCAACTGTGGCAACAAATCGGAGCCGGGAATCCGCGACCGCAGAGGATAGCCCAAGAGCGCTGATGCCCAAACCACCGGCATGCCATCTGGAAGACGCCAATAAGCACCGGCATAGTCCTGATTGAACTTGGAAGACTGATTCCTCAAATTCACAATGTGATCAACATTTGGGGTAACTACAACCCGCAGATGGTCACCTTGGCGAACCCACGAAAGCATCTCAGCAACGGCAGTTTGCAAATCGCCGTTATAAAAGCTCATGCCAAATAGCTGCTGGTTCCGAGCTTTTTCCTCAAGCATGCTAAAAGACATGGGGCAACCTGTACTAACAAATGAGCTAACACACCTACAACGGTGCAAACGAGTAGATCCGGTAGCAATTAGCCCGGCAGTAATCAGCCTGTTACTCGAATGTGCTTTGGGGCTTAACCCTTATTGGGTTTAAGCTTGCCCTCGAAATCTTACACAAGGGCTGAGCACTCAAGACAGCTAGCTTTCAGGTTCAGGCACAGGGTGAAACTCAGGTTAGTCACTTTCAGGATTGTGAGCCCTTTGCGGGAAATGCGCCCATCTCTTTAGGTAGATCAGGAGAAATATTAACCGCTTAAAGATAGGGATCTCAGCCAAACAGTTTGGGGGTTTAAATGAACGGGTTAGAAAAGTGGTGAAGACTTTGCATCTTAAAACATGCAGGCGGATGGCAGTTGTCTATATCGTTAAACACCGAGGTATAGATAGCTTTGTACGCCAGTTCGGACCACCAACCTTTAGCTTGATCCTTAATTTTTCTGAAACTTCACCGCTTTGTTAGCACTCTATGAAATTTCAGCGTCAAGCACAGAATAGCCACAAAAATAGAGTATAATCTCGCCCGTTTTTATGTGTGTTTAATTCGAGCTTATGTGTAGCCAGCATAACACGTAAGCAATTCTTTTAAGTCCCTTCCTCTGTCTAGAGATTGAATTTATTTAATTTGAATTCTGTCTAAAGGTAGAAGTAGAATCCCTGGCTTTGTATCGAGGTCTATAGCCTGTTTTTGACCAGCTTTCGTCACCTGCTGACCTTGGTCTGAGACGTGCTAACTTGCTCCCCTCTCCCCCACAAACTAGAACGCCTCTGGCTGCGCCCTCGGAGTGGGCTCAGGGAGTTATCTTTCAAAGGTGGGACTTTCTGACCCTGTCACGTATGCTATCGACTCTATTTCATGTCGCCCCGTCGCTGCCTCTAGCCTTTGAGTTCACCTCGCCTGGCCCTATTTTGGTACAGCTTGGTCCTTTCGCTATTCGCTGGTACGGCCTACTGATTGCCAGTGCTTTGTTACTGGGCACATTCCTAGCCCAAAATCTTGCTAAGCGCAGTGGGGTCAATCCCGAGTTGATCGGGGACTTAGCGATCTGGCTTGTAGCTGGGGCTATTCCCGCTGCGCGAGCCTACTATGTGCTATTTCAGTGGAGCTACTATCGCGACCATCCCTCAGAGATTCTGGCGATCTGGCAGGGCGGCATTGCCATCCACGGTGCCATCATCGGCGGCAGCTTGGCGGCCATTCTCTTTGCCCGACGTAACGGCGTGTCTTTTTGGCAGCTGGCGGATCTGGTTGTACCGGCGCTGATTCTGGGCCAGGCAATTGGCCGTTGGGGAAACTTCTTCAACTCCGAAGCATTTGGTGTCCCTACTGATCTGCCCTGGAAGCTATTCATCCCCCCCGACCGTCGCCCTCCCACGCTGGAAGCCTTCAGCTATTTTCACCCGACCTTTTTATACGAGTCGCTCTGGAATCTGGGAGTTCTGAGCTTACTGCTCTGGCTATTTTTTAGGGGCAATTCGAAGCGCGGCACCCTAACGATGGTGTACCTGATTGCCTACAGCTTGGGCCGCGTTTGGATCGAAGGTTTGCGTATCGATAGCTTGATGCTCGGCCCATTACGCATTGCCCAGTTGGTTAGCCTCAGTGGGGTTCTGCTAGGTAGCTTGGGCCTAGTCTGGCTCTACGTTCTGAAGCGGCCTCTACCCGACACCGTACCTAACGAGGCAGCTAGCCCGGAGAGTGCCGCTGTCAGCAACGATGGCTAGAGAATGGCTAGATATACAGCTCAGTAGATTAGCCCGCCAACTGAGACCGCAAATGGATTTGTTAATGGGTCTCAAGTGAGAGCTTTTAATAGGTGCGCCACTTAATCGAGCAGCCAACTGCCTCTTCCACTGACGCTGTAACGGCTGCACCTGCTAGAACCTGGTCAAGCGCCTGACGTAGTTGAAGCGTGACAGTCGGGTCGGTGTCTTGCAAGTCGTTGAGGAGCCGACCGTGGTAACGCAGGATGCCCTCGGAGTCGATGACAAAGGCTTCGGGGGTTTTCTGAGCGCTAAAGGAACGGGCTACATCCTGAGTGACATCACGCAGGTAGGGCAAAGTCAGGCCCTGCTCCTGGGCAAAGACCTTCATCTTGTCAAAGCTGTCTTCTGGAAACGCCTCGGCATCGTTAGGGTTGATGCCTACAACCACTACCCCTTGGTCCTGGTAATCTGCTTGCAAGCGCTTGATCCGTTCTAAAGAAGCTCGCACAAAGGGACAGTGGTTACAGATAAAAACCACCACCACCGCCCGTGTCTGCTCTAGGTAGCGCCTGAGGTGATGTACCTGCCCATCCACACCAGGGAGTTCAAAGTCTGGGGCGTAGGAGCCGAGAGAAGGACGGGTAGCAGTCATGGACGTTCCTTACGAAAGGGTGATACTAAAGCTATCTTTCTCATTAAATCAACGGCTGTCCGAAAATCCAGCCAGAATCGCGGCATGATGATGAGGATTGGCATTAATCCTCGTCGATCAATTGCATTGGGAACGGCAGTGGCAGCGGCGATAGCAACAGTGGTATGAGACTGGGTCGACGGGCATTTCTAGAACGGGTGCTCTCAGCCCTGGCTGGTATCGCTTGTAGCCAAGCGTTAAGTCTGCGCTACGCTCAGGTTTTAGCCCAACCCACCCAGCGCAAGTTGGCGCTCCTAGTGGGAATTAACCAGTATCGCGCTGCTGGGTCAGACAGTGGGCCACTACTGGGATGCCTGACCGACGTTGCCCTGCAGCGAGAACTACTGATTCACCGCTTTGGTTTTGCATCCAGCGACATTTTGACCCTCACGGATCAGCAGGCCAGCCGCACTGCCGTTGAGGCTGCTTTTCGCCAGCATCTGATCGGGCAGGCTCAGCCAGGTGATGTGGTCGTCTTTCACTTCAGCGGCTATGGCTCGCGCCTAAAGGCACCCACTACAGCCTCAAACACGGTCCCTAGCGCAGCGCCAAACACAGCCTCTGAAGCTCAAAGTGCTCAAACAGATAAAGCCGGGCAGGAAACGCTTGTGCTCGCGGATCCCGTTGTTCTAGACGACAGCGCGGAGGCCGACC
This region includes:
- a CDS encoding glycosyltransferase family 39 protein, with protein sequence MHLLSKTFAQRFWLVLTVSIVSVVLLASLFWVLNHPYATTWDEAAYINRAYEDVGSFQKDGLYGLAKSIMGADRGRPPANRLLALPVTLLAGVSPILLRLVSLSGWALSLGLIYLAAQRLAGPTAGAFASLWLALCPIAILSSMRFYTEFSLFLAISAMLFFLFQDWNHQQTSPCNWIGLGLALGAGTWAKPTFILIAGPVILLALLLSWRRVVTGPEPKFLLKALALAGVVAAPWWLLNAQYSLGNATRSSTKFVRHSMGSPSLETWAKWLIAFVQTATGPALAILAVAILLNLLLKGYLKQGLDLNLTQKTALWLCCAGSLPLLTAQLFATNHNLRLVSPSLLPLAIGLAVIAATLQWTQIRLLALTASVVFCTQLFVLITPTLRDPQAQFQAVQAKVFLTDSSDTVLLRREQWDWSPLRQICLQHQIQKPVIAYIGGNGGAFNLPQIRYPWVEVGEAVQVEWLWRYELGEIDWQTVTNRVNASDVVLTAPTYVQMVRENANKDHLDNQHNFELAHRLETNSNFQEPIELEMGQFEPVKVLVFIRQREHTKTSFA
- a CDS encoding thioredoxin family protein codes for the protein MTATRPSLGSYAPDFELPGVDGQVHHLRRYLEQTRAVVVVFICNHCPFVRASLERIKRLQADYQDQGVVVVGINPNDAEAFPEDSFDKMKVFAQEQGLTLPYLRDVTQDVARSFSAQKTPEAFVIDSEGILRYHGRLLNDLQDTDPTVTLQLRQALDQVLAGAAVTASVEEAVGCSIKWRTY
- a CDS encoding WecB/TagA/CpsF family glycosyltransferase, giving the protein MSFSMLEEKARNQQLFGMSFYNGDLQTAVAEMLSWVRQGDHLRVVVTPNVDHIVNLRNQSSKFNQDYAGAYWRLPDGMPVVWASALLGYPLRSRIPGSDLLPQLLAGASERQFNVAVIGASSELLNQFKAYCRKHHPGINLVSLWAAPKMFDVQSSVAAAHAQSLHQLPIDILLVGLGFPKQETWIFKYGSQTSAKLAVGIGASIEFLVGTKPRAPAWMRERGLEWLHRMMQEPQRLAPRYLHDFYFFKLLLDEWQRTKISGRKHG
- the lgt gene encoding prolipoprotein diacylglyceryl transferase, yielding MLSTLFHVAPSLPLAFEFTSPGPILVQLGPFAIRWYGLLIASALLLGTFLAQNLAKRSGVNPELIGDLAIWLVAGAIPAARAYYVLFQWSYYRDHPSEILAIWQGGIAIHGAIIGGSLAAILFARRNGVSFWQLADLVVPALILGQAIGRWGNFFNSEAFGVPTDLPWKLFIPPDRRPPTLEAFSYFHPTFLYESLWNLGVLSLLLWLFFRGNSKRGTLTMVYLIAYSLGRVWIEGLRIDSLMLGPLRIAQLVSLSGVLLGSLGLVWLYVLKRPLPDTVPNEAASPESAAVSNDG